The Pyxicephalus adspersus chromosome 1, UCB_Pads_2.0, whole genome shotgun sequence sequence TAGGAAGTGCCCTTTACATTTCTTCATTATAGATGGGGCAGTGATTGTCTGCTCTTCACCTTATAGGGTTATTCTTTTAAAGACTAAAGTTTTTAGCCTCATGCAGACATCTATTGGACATGGgtgatttttctttgaaaattacCTTCCGGTgtcagatgaacgaatgagcgctgtacacactgtgcttttctgttctatggagagaggttGGAAGGGGAGaagatgagcaagtggcaccctgtcGTTCTTTCCTCCATGAGTGACCAGAATTGGGTCCCATtcagtcatttatcaatctgctATGGCGAATTAATGAATGACCTCGTTGTACCAGTGTgctcatggtattttttttttttttttttgctcaagatAAGCAGGAATGTTCCTCCCAGGTGGTGATTATTTGACATTTGTACTCTGCTTCTTATTGGGGACACCTGTGCCTGTAAGGCTTTTTAAGGGGATTTTCATCACTTTGAAAAGATTTAATATTGCTCCCTATTGTGTGTACAGGACAACAAATCTTCCTAATGGAGCACGGatgagaggggaaaaaaaatcctgattctATTCCTAATGGGGGAAACGCTTGGCTTCAGAGCTTGCTTCCCCACAGTGTGCATAGTACTGGATAGACTCTCCTGTCTGTGTACACTGTATTGTACAGTTTTGTCATTCCTGGAGCCCCTGTGGGCATTTTTTACTCCCAAAACACCTGCCCCAGATGTCATTCTATTTCCTTCTTTCTTTAAACCACTGCTACTAATCTGTTTCTGGGTTCTTAACCACTAGAGaaaattctttttacttttcagcaGTACAAAATGTGCGCACAGTGACTCCAACTGTCTGACTtgttaaacaaaagttttttttttgttctgtttttgaaCAGGTCATTAATTATCATAGGGATGTTGTGTACCAACACAACGGGCCACTGAAAGATCGAGTGCAGTTTGTATCTCCAGACCCCAGAGATGGAGATGGCTCCATAGAGATCAATAACCTGCAGGAATCAGACACCGGGACATATCAGTGCAAAGTGAAGAAGATTCCCGGCTACCAAAACAGGAAGATGCCCCTGACTGTGTATGGTAAGTACTATTAAAGACCACCACCGGCAGCATGAAAATAATGTCTGTGATAAAGTACATTGAGTTAATCTACTTTGTTTGTTCATACAGTTAAGCCAGCAAAGACCAGGTGCTACATTGAAGGAAAGCAGGAGATTGGGAAAGACCTTGCTCTAAAATGTAATGCCAAAGAAGGATCAGCGCCACTTTCCTACTCCTGGCAGAAGATGAGTGGGCTGGAGAAACTTCCACCAACTGCAACATCTGGTGAGATCTTTTAAATTCTGTCTTTGGTAACATCTGCAACCTATAATATTGTTGTGGGCCATTTACTATGTGTTGTCCCTATCAACCAATAAGCTTCCCAGTGCAGTGGGGAATAATGAAGGTTCATATCAGTTCTGTGTGAATAAAACCAGGTTAATGGGAGGTAATGTTGGCAGGTTCAGGCCTGCTTTGGGATGGAGCAATTCTGCGTGGCTTGCACgtttctgcacatttgacagctggtgacaGTAAGTGGTGCTGGTACTGCTCCCTGCCATCCCCATTCATTTCTTATGGGAGAACTGCAAGGAGtagctacatgtagcgtctttCCTGTGGTAGCAGATcagtggcatgaggaagtggtaaccacactgcaagcTAATGGGCAATGTGAACAAAGCCTTAAGTTAGGAACAACTTTTAAAAGCAGAGCTTAGTCCACATTGTGTTTCATTCTCTTGGACCTATTGCTTTTGAAGGAGCAATATAAAGGCTAGAGAATTGGAAGAGGGTTGGCCTGAGCGCaactattacaaaaaatacattggaaAATGCCTTTACATTTGGGAAATAACTTCTGCTTCAGCATTTGTATCATCTTTTGCTAATTGTCCAGACTTGTCATAGATTTGATTTAGCCTACTATATtgtggtttatatatttatggtcATATGATGCTAActctgttcatctttttttttttaattattttatttagactcaacaggaagtgttctcagtgtaaaaaatgtttcacaGGAGTTTAGTGGTACATACAAATGTACATCCCGAAACAGAGTTGGTACTGATGAGTGCCTGGTCATCCTCAATGTTGTTCCCCGTAAGTATTCCATTGGTGTTTTCTTCACAGAATGAACTATGATTGTatcttttaatttactttatggCTTGTTGTATGTGCATTCAGAATACCTAGGGGCGCCCTGAAGCCTCTCATCTGTCACCTCGGATCCAACACTGCACAATGTTTTAGGCGTAGTgagtccttttttttatttatttttggtgctATTGGGAACTGTCCATGGGTTGGAACTCCTGAGCACATTATTAGctgctacaaaataataatagcatGTTATTGGACTGAAATATTTGAACACGCACCTTATACTACAGGTAAGTAAGGCTTAAGGAAAACAAGGAGGAAATGCAAATGCCTTACTGCTGGTGATGGTATAACAGGTTCCCATGGTAATACCTCCTTGTAACATTGCATCTGCTTGCAACTAATTGCAACTAAATTGCATTACACACCTCTCTATCTCCATTAAATAGGGGAGGAGATTTCCAGTAGTTCACAGAAAGCTGATCACTTCTAGTCTTTAGTTCTAATCTTTCTGGGAGGATCAACATGTAATTTCTGACTTAAGGCTAAGGCAGCtcccacatctaaagactggctAGCTGTAATATaagtaaaaggtaataaaatatagaGTGAAACACACATTATTTTTGAGTAGATATTAAGAGACATGTTACTGGGACAAGGAAATGTTTAGAAGTCTGTCTATCAGGGAGggaaattgcaataaaaaagttatttatttttgtgtaagaGAAGGCCAGAACCTTGTTCTGCTTCACTCATTTCTATTCCTGTGACAATGCCAAGAGGTAAAAGAAAACCTCCACAGCCACATTTCTGTCTAGATTGGCTGCAATTAATTGTATGCTAAAGCTGAGCCCTGGCACATGCAAAAAATGTCTTCATAGAAGGGATGTGTGTTTTTACTTGAATCTTGGCATGCTTTGTGTATTCCACATACatgtaatatgaaatattgtatcATTGTAGTAGCTTCCTCCATCaggaccagtcactgctgctctttacccttgtgcagggtgactggtctagTATTCGCCCCTGTAGGCAGCTTGCAGTGAATACAATTTTCCCCTGCAGTTTTAGCAAACATTTCCTTCAGTGATCATCCGTATGAGAACTGATCATGTTGTGGGCCTTTCCATTGGCAAAGAAGTTTATTCATTTGACTTAACTGTCCCATCCCTTCCCAGCCTGACATCACCTAATTCACTGCACTGGGTAGAAATGTCCTAAAATGGGCACCGTCTTCAGTTCAGCAAATCCTGAGATAAGAAGGAGCGTGTAAAGATAAATTTAGATGAAGAAAGTAAAGTTCATTTTGTAAAACTGATGATTCATATAGTTCGAAGGGTAAGGTTTTCATTATTGTAAATGCTAAGGCTGACGTTTAAGGAgataaaaatacacagataatgcagctctgtgttcatattatatatcataaattaatttttaaaaaatacaagttgCCAAGTACATTACCTTTTTGCCTCATATTAGCCTCttgcagtattttatatattagttttttgggggggagaattgtttttttttcccatgtaggaAGTATGCGGATAAAAGCAGTGATGAGCTCATTTGGCAGGTTACATACACTGCTCTGgattcctccaacattccaaaaatatgcagttaggttaattggcttcccctcaaaaattgtcctcagactgtggtaataacataaaactatggtagggacattagattgtgagcccctttgagggacagttaatgacataactatagactttctaaagagctgcataatatgttagtgctatataccttctggataataataatttctgtctGGGGACTTCTAATGAAGGCTTGGCTCATAAGCAGGTACTCAGGCCTTCACCCTGAAAATCCTCTACCACATACAAAACTCTAAAATACTCAGCCACTTGATCGTAAATAATACCACACCATTCATGTTCGTGATGAAAGCCCCCATCCACCCAATCTGGGTTCTGGGACACATCTAGGCTTGTGCTGGGTGAATGGGCAAATAATTGTAATTTACTTCATTTAGTTTGGATAGGAGATGTCCTATACATCTTGTTttactgtaatatattaaatgaGAACTGACATGGAATAACGATGTTCTAATGAAAGTTTGATTTATTCTCTGTTTAGCTGCAAACACAGCTGGGATTATTGCTGGAGCCATTATTGGGACGTTACTCTTCCTTATCATCCTGGGGATTTTGATCTTTTGTtgctgcagaaaacaaaaagagaaaaagtatgAGAAGGAAATTCAACATGAAATAAGGTGGGATTTGTTTTTTACCCTTAAATATTCAagagtataaatgtattttattggaatTGCAGAAACTATGCATCTAGTGATGACTAGTACATGGAGTTGGGGCTCCAGGTAGTGCATGTCTTCTCTACAGGAACACATTAAGCCGTGTGCAAcagtgctatttattttaaataaaattgtagtgCATCTACACAAAGCTGAGCATCGcaacacaaaaatttaaaaattcatatattcCTCAACTGTGTTTGTACCTTCATGCCTGATAGAACAGATGCTCAAActtaatatctcttttttttttttcttgctttgagGAGCACAAGAAGACTTTACATTTGGGTTATACTGCTGCCCTTAAGAGAACTGGACAAACCTAGCATAGTCCCTCCTATAACCAACCAATTTCCAGATAGTGACTTAGGACAGTTGTCTGATCTTCAGCTCTTTTGTGGTTAACACTAACcaattatatatgtgtgtttaaatAGTTTGGAAGTGACCTTCAGGCTGGATTTCACTTTACAGACTGCATTATGGTAAAAATGGAACTGTGAGGTTTTCCAGGTGCACTGGCTTCCTACTTAACCATCTTTCAGTAGGTGACAGGCCATCATTTAGGCTTAAGTCCTGGGTCTCCACCTTTACTGCCAAGTTGCACTCTTCCAGATTTGTAAGGGCTTTCTGACATCTAACATCTTTCCCAGACTTAAAGGCTACCATCTGGTCAATCACACATTCTTAAGTTTTACCTGATGGATGAATGGCTTATTTACTGACCCAGTTTTCTTAGACATGATTGCTGCATTGTTAAGTTGGGCTCCTTTTAAATGCCCTATAACTAAAGTCTTTCTGTGTCCCAATGGATGAGATAAAAAATTAGAATTGTATActtaagtgtacctaaactcacaattttcactttacataaaaggttagacaacccaaCAGGAGTCCTACCCCTCTGTGTTAGTTGTTTCAGCACTGTTTTGCTACAAAACAAAGACATGATGTCAGTAGGGTTGAGGGTATTCTGAGCTGGCTTACAGGTTTTTGTGTGTCTGTATACAGTACACCGGTAGGTGTCCACATGAGCTGAAGGTTAAAATTCTTTTGTCTCAATGGACCTCAAGATTTCACATAGAttacaaaaatggtattttattttctccACGAATGTTAGCACTTTATGTTCCATTTGTTTATTGTATCTAATTCTTTTTACTACTCCAGAGAGGATGTCGCTCCACCAAAGAGCCGCACTTCCACCGCTCGGAGCTACATAGGAAGCAATCACTCCTCATTGGGCTCCTTGTCTCCATCAAACATGGATGGCTATTCAAAGGCCCATTACAACCAGGTACCAAGCGAAGAACACAAACGTCCTGCCAGTCAGAATCCAAGTTTCACAGCACCCAAGGTAGCCGGTCCAAATCTTAGCAGAATGGGAGCCATTCCTGTCATGATCCCAGCACAGAACAAGGATGGTTCCATAGTGTGAAAGGTTAATTGTGTGCCCTGTATACACAGGTGGCACCACACCCATAAGACTTCTTGGTTTTGTTCCTTCCCCGCACATTCCATAAGGATCCACCACTGACTGACCTCACCTGTACATTCAGCTTAATACCTGGTTCTGCACAGCAGTTACTGTTCTACTTATGTGCTCAGTCATATATCTAACAAACCTATAAATTTCAGGCTGGCAATTTACAGGGGGTGAGGGTAAAAAAGCTGAAGTGCAGAAGACGTTGACATGTCCCCATATTTCAGATTTCTTGCAGAAGGTACCAGTCAAGTATTAGGCTCTCTTGTATAACTGTTGTTTTTGACAGTTGGGAAGGTTGGTCTTGTTTCTATTAAAGCCACTGATTATGGCATTCGTGTAAGTGCGGGAATGTCAGGCAAAGCTTCAatctttgtattgttattttttttttatttattattttgtttcattgcttATAAGTAgtgcataaaaaaaacagtttatctgCAGTGTAGCAGACATCCGGGTATGaatcaatttacattttaattgacGTAGTCAGCATATTTATGGGCGGATGTTTtactacctgtgtatatatattatgaaggCAGCTGTTGTCCCTTGAAGTAGGTGCAGGTAATCTCTAGACAGCTGCAAATGGTACCTTTTGCCTATGTCACAAGCTTTCTGGAGTAAGGAGATTTGTGATTGAGTAGGAGTGGGCTACTATGTGAATTTAGAAACAATTTAGCTGAACAAAACCAATCTGGGGCTGGGTGTTTGTTAGGTCTATATTCTAATCCATCTGGCATCCATACTCATTGTTTATCAGTGGTAATGGCAGACAATTTAATTGCCATGTTGGACcaagatgtatttttttgcttcttGGTTATGGATCTAATTCCCCTGGATATCTGCACTTTGCACTTCCTTAACCTTTGTTACCTGCTTTTAGGTCTTTGCTGCTCTCTGGGACTCTGGCTGGAACATCACCTTCGGGCTTGGATTATATTTAGATGTTTTCTTTGCCGATTAGCATTAGGACTAAACCTAAATGGTCATCTTGACAAAATTAAGGTAACTGCTAAGCAAGCTGTGCAGTAAGGCTCTTTAGATTATCCCTAGAGCTCTGGGAACCCTTTGTCATTTAGTTAAAAATCCTCATATAACTTGGCCAATAATATCCCATATAAACAAATCGATCCTAAACTCTCCTAGTGAATATTTGTCCACCGGTAAAGCATGCAATAGAGGACAAATGACATGAAACTGCAGTATCTGCTTTTTGATTCAGAACTTATGAGAAACTGATCATGTGATGCCTAGGTTAATAGCCAAGCCGTTTTCTCAATGCCAGGGTTCTTGGGGGCTGTAAAGATGTAACAGATTATTTTTCCAGaattcaggggggggggggttgctggtTTGTCTTGACTGTGGTTGAGTCTGTTCACATCGGTGAGGGTTAACAAAGTGCCATTGCAAGTGCTGGTTTATATTTCATCCTCGGATAGTCTTGTTGTGCTGCTGTACAGACACGTGCAGTACAATTCCTGGTCACACCTGCTCCCGATCACCCCGATGGTGCCTTTTCAAGTCAAAAACCTTATGCAGGAATGTATCTCCGAAGACACGTGTGCCTACATTTGTCTTTCTTAAGGTGCTTTAAATGTGAAGCCGCTGACTTTTTATGTCACCTGACCTTTCTA is a genomic window containing:
- the CXADR gene encoding coxsackievirus and adenovirus receptor isoform X2, producing MALGYPHLMRLLICLACWATLNALELVPLDKKTFEGVQGGKILMECKYTTAPEDVGTLDIEWFLVAPDSQQADQMVINYHRDVVYQHNGPLKDRVQFVSPDPRDGDGSIEINNLQESDTGTYQCKVKKIPGYQNRKMPLTVYVKPAKTRCYIEGKQEIGKDLALKCNAKEGSAPLSYSWQKMSGLEKLPPTATSDSTGSVLSVKNVSQEFSGTYKCTSRNRVGTDECLVILNVVPPANTAGIIAGAIIGTLLFLIILGILIFCCCRKQKEKKYEKEIQHEIREDVAPPKSRTSTARSYIGSNHSSLGSLSPSNMDGYSKAHYNQVPSEEHKRPASQNPSFTAPKVAGPNLSRMGAIPVMIPAQNKDGSIV
- the CXADR gene encoding coxsackievirus and adenovirus receptor isoform X1 codes for the protein MVINYHRDVVYQHNGPLKDRVQFVSPDPRDGDGSIEINNLQESDTGTYQCKVKKIPGYQNRKMPLTVYVKPAKTRCYIEGKQEIGKDLALKCNAKEGSAPLSYSWQKMSGLEKLPPTATSDSTGSVLSVKNVSQEFSGTYKCTSRNRVGTDECLVILNVVPPANTAGIIAGAIIGTLLFLIILGILIFCCCRKQKEKKYEKEIQHEIREDVAPPKSRTSTARSYIGSNHSSLGSLSPSNMDGYSKAHYNQVPSEEHKRPASQNPSFTAPKVAGPNLSRMGAIPVMIPAQNKDGSIV